The Sulfobacillus thermosulfidooxidans DSM 9293 genome includes a window with the following:
- a CDS encoding (Fe-S)-binding protein, producing MKRVQLFVTCLADLMHPKAAIAAVHVLERRKVSVEFPENQTCCGQFSYNAGYHHEAAILARHFLTVFEAGTHGESPDIVSLSGSCAAMVIQTYPQLLYEDALAQGESEDVAEHWKQRAVQLGERLHEWSMWLNQHCPSAPATTPTIPVAYHLGCHMRRLLPGAQDAAQMLGHYGIEALEPDDAEQCCGFGGTYSVTEPVISTTLADEKWQHIDQLRESTGALCLTSADLGCLLHLKGRLIRQGSQFPACHVAELVDLADQKRLSVEQIQAAGLKGGQ from the coding sequence GTGAAACGTGTGCAACTGTTTGTGACATGCTTAGCGGATCTCATGCACCCCAAAGCGGCGATTGCCGCGGTGCATGTGCTGGAACGGCGAAAAGTCTCCGTCGAATTTCCCGAGAATCAAACGTGTTGTGGTCAATTTAGCTACAATGCGGGCTATCACCACGAGGCCGCCATCTTGGCGAGACATTTCCTCACGGTTTTTGAAGCCGGCACTCACGGTGAATCCCCGGACATTGTGTCGTTGTCGGGGTCGTGTGCCGCGATGGTTATCCAGACCTATCCGCAATTATTATATGAAGATGCCTTAGCACAAGGCGAATCCGAAGACGTGGCCGAACACTGGAAACAACGGGCCGTGCAATTAGGAGAACGTCTCCATGAATGGTCGATGTGGCTGAACCAGCATTGTCCGTCGGCACCCGCGACCACCCCGACAATCCCTGTCGCCTATCATTTGGGCTGTCATATGCGCCGGTTGTTGCCGGGTGCGCAGGATGCGGCACAAATGTTAGGACATTACGGCATCGAAGCCTTAGAACCCGACGATGCGGAGCAATGTTGTGGGTTTGGTGGGACGTACAGTGTGACAGAACCCGTGATCTCGACCACGTTAGCGGATGAGAAATGGCAACACATCGACCAATTACGGGAGAGCACGGGGGCCCTGTGCTTGACCAGTGCGGATCTCGGATGTCTTCTCCATCTGAAAGGCCGCCTCATCCGGCAAGGCTCACAATTCCCCGCGTGCCATGTGGCGGAATTGGTGGATTTGGCGGATCAAAAGCGTCTGTCCGTGGAACAGATTCAGGCGGCCGGACTGAAGGGAGGCCAATAA
- a CDS encoding lactate utilization protein B, translating into MAGQLPYDHRPWALRRTLALHDHTMRNTIGFVTRRFTVAKREAYRQHPELETARLVAVQEKRQAIRDLPELLATLRARIEEHGGQTYLAANAHDAVHRVLNIAHHEQVRLVIKSKSMVTEEIELNRALEQAGIVVRETDLGEYIIQLAHEKPSHILAPAAHRNRHQIDELFEHDAAQQGVMPPRSDDIHDLTAYARQRLRQEFLAADMGVTGGNFLVAETGTLVLITNEGNADMVTTLPRILVSIVGVEKVIRDWASLIHLIQQPAMSGIGRHLSSYTTLVQGPKQAGSADGPMQWHVILVDNGRMALRDTAFEDVLSCIRCGACLNVCPVFREVGGHAYGSVYPGPIGIVETPLLTDFAMLPELPSSLCTLCHACQEACPMEINLPQHIVDLRRIQVQRKMTPGLWDWTMKTWARFWSTPGGYRRSVRIARLATRLSGQHQSLHAAPGVFAGWFETRDMPAVADQTFHEWWPKRHQPTSTDQ; encoded by the coding sequence ATGGCGGGACAACTCCCTTATGATCATCGCCCCTGGGCACTTAGGCGCACGCTCGCTCTGCACGATCACACGATGCGCAACACGATCGGTTTTGTGACACGGCGCTTTACCGTCGCCAAACGGGAAGCGTACCGCCAACATCCCGAGCTGGAAACTGCTCGCCTTGTGGCGGTTCAAGAAAAGCGCCAAGCCATTCGCGACCTCCCGGAACTCCTCGCAACACTCCGAGCGCGTATTGAAGAGCATGGCGGACAAACCTATCTTGCGGCGAATGCTCACGACGCCGTTCATCGTGTTCTGAACATTGCCCACCATGAGCAGGTCCGTTTGGTGATCAAGAGTAAATCGATGGTGACCGAAGAAATTGAATTAAACCGCGCCTTGGAGCAAGCAGGCATTGTGGTCCGGGAAACCGATCTCGGGGAATACATCATCCAATTAGCCCACGAGAAACCCTCTCATATCCTCGCACCCGCCGCGCATCGGAACCGTCATCAAATCGATGAATTATTCGAACACGATGCGGCCCAGCAGGGGGTGATGCCACCCCGGAGCGATGACATTCACGATTTGACGGCGTATGCCCGGCAACGATTACGGCAGGAGTTTCTGGCCGCCGATATGGGCGTCACGGGGGGGAATTTCTTGGTCGCAGAAACCGGGACGCTGGTTCTCATTACCAATGAAGGGAATGCCGATATGGTCACCACCCTGCCGCGGATTCTCGTGTCGATTGTGGGCGTCGAGAAAGTGATCCGCGACTGGGCCTCTTTAATTCACCTGATTCAACAACCGGCGATGAGTGGGATTGGCCGTCATCTTTCGTCGTATACGACCCTCGTGCAGGGGCCCAAACAGGCGGGATCGGCCGATGGTCCGATGCAGTGGCACGTGATATTGGTGGACAACGGGCGCATGGCTTTGCGGGATACGGCCTTTGAGGATGTGTTGAGCTGTATCCGGTGTGGCGCATGTTTAAATGTCTGCCCCGTCTTTCGCGAAGTGGGGGGCCATGCGTACGGCAGTGTGTATCCGGGTCCCATTGGCATCGTCGAAACCCCGTTGTTGACAGATTTCGCGATGTTGCCGGAGTTGCCTTCTTCGTTGTGCACGCTCTGCCATGCGTGCCAAGAAGCGTGCCCCATGGAGATCAACTTACCCCAACATATTGTTGATTTGCGCCGTATCCAGGTCCAACGTAAAATGACGCCGGGCCTGTGGGATTGGACGATGAAAACCTGGGCCCGTTTTTGGTCGACTCCCGGCGGATATCGGCGTTCGGTTCGTATTGCCCGCCTGGCCACCCGCTTATCCGGCCAACACCAATCGCTGCATGCGGCACCGGGAGTCTTTGCGGGATGGTTTGAAACCCGCGATATGCCCGCCGTGGCCGATCAAACCTTTCATGAATGGTGGCCAAAGCGGCATCAACCCACATCAACCGATCAATGA